In Longimicrobiales bacterium, a genomic segment contains:
- a CDS encoding Rieske 2Fe-2S domain-containing protein, with the protein MIITALGHAGLDVRTSNARVLIDPWLSPEGAFQAAWFQYPDNSHLLTDSLLRPTAIVISHEHLDHVDPWFLSHVPRDIPAIIPRYPAPALRQKIELGGRRPIVEVEQWQLVEIAPGMSVFFVSEPPMNHDSAIMIQGDDAVLLDMNDARLFPVQLREIRQKLGGHIDAFAFQGAGASWYPMCYAYPAGKRAELSKRKRLAKLAYCRKCIQIVEPTVALPFAGPPAFLDPELFQFNSEMDDGIFPDQQQVADWLRGKGVEQSLVLLPGDAWDTRMREKRGDPHWRGFSFDSRGDYLAEYRSRRATQIDTVRKRHPHPTTSLRPAFVRYFTDLLDMSPYFNARIAMRVGFEVTGPGGGTWHVDFRPGREGVGDGIEECGYIYRFESRWLPPLLNGTVPWEDFFLSLRFSARRDPDRYNDHLLGLLKFAEPAALAEVEAFETAARGDERITVHSEGQVYSVSRYCPHAGNDLLHTGEVLPGGILRCLAHHYEFDLETGRCISGNCEPLQTSRVTGALEGADRQEAEPEADMAS; encoded by the coding sequence ATGATCATCACTGCACTGGGCCATGCCGGACTCGACGTGCGGACGTCGAATGCCAGGGTCCTGATCGACCCGTGGCTCTCGCCCGAGGGTGCGTTCCAGGCGGCGTGGTTTCAGTACCCGGACAATTCGCACCTGCTGACGGATTCGCTGTTGCGACCCACGGCGATCGTGATCTCGCACGAGCATCTCGACCATGTCGATCCCTGGTTCCTTTCACATGTGCCGCGCGACATCCCCGCGATCATTCCGCGTTACCCTGCGCCGGCGCTCCGTCAGAAGATCGAGCTCGGCGGCAGGCGTCCCATCGTTGAGGTCGAGCAGTGGCAGCTCGTGGAGATTGCGCCCGGCATGAGTGTGTTCTTCGTTTCCGAGCCGCCCATGAACCACGACTCGGCGATCATGATCCAGGGAGACGACGCCGTTCTGCTCGACATGAACGACGCGCGGCTGTTTCCCGTCCAGCTGCGTGAGATCCGGCAGAAGCTCGGTGGGCACATCGACGCGTTTGCCTTCCAGGGTGCCGGTGCGTCGTGGTACCCCATGTGTTACGCGTATCCGGCAGGGAAGCGTGCGGAGCTGTCGAAGCGGAAGCGCCTGGCAAAGCTCGCATACTGCAGGAAGTGCATCCAGATCGTGGAGCCGACCGTCGCGCTTCCCTTTGCAGGGCCGCCTGCCTTCCTGGATCCCGAGCTGTTCCAGTTCAACAGCGAGATGGACGACGGCATCTTTCCGGATCAGCAGCAGGTCGCGGACTGGCTGCGCGGCAAGGGGGTAGAGCAGTCGCTCGTTCTGCTTCCCGGAGATGCGTGGGACACGCGCATGCGTGAGAAGCGAGGCGATCCGCACTGGCGCGGATTCTCGTTTGACAGTCGCGGGGACTACCTGGCCGAGTACCGGTCCCGTCGCGCGACGCAGATCGACACCGTGAGGAAGCGGCATCCGCATCCGACGACGTCGCTGCGACCCGCCTTTGTTCGTTACTTCACCGACCTCCTCGACATGAGTCCCTACTTCAACGCACGCATCGCAATGCGCGTGGGATTCGAGGTTACCGGTCCCGGCGGCGGAACATGGCATGTCGACTTCCGCCCCGGACGGGAAGGAGTCGGTGATGGCATCGAGGAGTGCGGCTACATCTACCGCTTCGAGTCGCGCTGGCTGCCGCCCCTGCTGAACGGCACGGTTCCGTGGGAGGACTTCTTCCTGTCGCTGCGCTTCTCCGCGCGGCGTGATCCCGACCGGTACAACGACCACCTGCTGGGCCTGCTGAAGTTCGCCGAGCCCGCCGCCCTGGCGGAGGTGGAGGCGTTCGAGACGGCCGCGCGCGGTGACGAGCGGATCACGGTGCATTCCGAGGGGCAGGTGTACTCCGTTTCGCGCTACTGCCCGCACGCCGGCAATGACCTCCTGCACACGGGCGAAGTCCTGCCCGGCGGGATCCTCCGTTGCCTGGCCCATCACTACGAGTTCGACCTGGAGACCGGACGCTGTATCAGTGGCAACTGTGAGCCGCTCCAGACGAGTCGGGTCACAGGTGCGCTGGAGGGCGCAGACCGCCAGGAGGCAGAGCCCGAGGCGGATATGGCGAGTTGA